The sequence below is a genomic window from Thalassoroseus pseudoceratinae.
AGACACAGCCATACGAGTTCGACTGATTCCAAGCCTTGAGGATGGCCTCTTTAGCTGCCAAACCATTCTCAACAACCTCGACAATTGCACCGGCTTTCTTAAGAATAAATGTCAGTAGCCTTTGGTTGTCTAGGCCATCCTCAGCCAATAGAACTCTCACGCCATCAATTCGAATATCTGCCCCCGCAGGCTTGGTTGAATCAGCATGCTGTTCTTGAATTGGATTGGGTTTGGTATCGTCAACAATCTGTGGTTTAATGGTTAGTCGAAATTGAGTTCCTTCGCCGAGTTCCGTGCGAACAACTTGCAGTCCGCCTCCCAACAGTTCTGCAAAGTGTTTGCTGAGTGTCAGCCCAAGTCCCGTTCCACCGTAACGTCGCGTAGTCGAAGTGTCGGCCTGCGAAAACGGCTGAAACAAGCGTTTCACCTGATCGGCACTCATTCCGATTCCAGTATCAATAACATCAAAACTCAATGTTGGTTCATTGTTGTCATCCTGATAAGTCGTGATGAGTTCGACCTGACCGGACTCTGTAAACTTAATGGCATTGCCGACTAGGTTGATCAAGATCTGCCGCAACCGAGTCGGATCTGTGCGAATCATCGCGGGGATTTGACCATTAAACCTTGAGTGAACTTCAACTCGATCTTCCTTGTCCCTCACATCAACCAGTGACAAAGTCTCCGCAACAATACTCGACGGGTTACAATCAACAAGTTCAACACTCATTTTCCCTGATTCGATCTTTGATAGATCAAGGATATCATTGATGACTGACAGTAAATGCTGACCATTGCGTCGGATTGTTTCAATCTCGGAGGAATCGTCATCATCGGCGATGCGTTCGGAAATCGTCTCCGTAAAACCGAGAATTGCAGTCATCGGTGTTCTGATTTCGTGACTCATATTCGCCAAGAAATCGCTCTTGGCTGTAGTGGCCGCCGTCGCCTCCGATGCCATTAGCTCCGCGCGGGCTTTTTCCTCTGACAACCTTGCATTAAGCATGTCCAACTCGATTTTTGAAGCCTCAGCGGCTTTCAATAACTGACGCGTTTCAGACGCCTGGTTTTTGAAGGCTTCGGCGGCGTTTGCGAGACGACCGAGCTCATCGTTTCGACCGGTTCCTGGCACACTTTGAACCGATTCACCAGTCGTCAGCTTGTCGAACGTTGTGGCAATCGCATTGAGTGGCGGCGCGATGCTTCGACCAATCACCCAAGCCGCAATAATTCCGAGAATGATCGTGAGCGCGGAGAAGAAGTTGCTCCACAATTGATAGCTTTCGGTGTTTCGGATCAGCTCTTGGTGAATGACATTCAGACGACTCGCCTGACGCTCGCGAATCTCCGATGCGAGTCGTCGAAACTCAGAGAGTTCACCGGCCAGCACCACGTTCACGAGGTGAAGATAACCACGTGTCGACTGAACCATTTGAATCGTTGTCGAATCATAGCTTGTGACAATTTGCTTCAACTGCGTTAGTTGCTGATTCGCGGCATCAGGATTCTTCGATTGAAATTCGTCGATCAACTTGATGGCATCGTCAAGTTGCCTCTGTGCATTCCGAAAATGGCTAGAGTCAGGGGCAATAATAAATCGTAAGTTTTCAATCTCTGCAGTCCGAAACGCCGCCTCGATTTTTGCAAGCTGTTCAGAAGCCGGATACGACGAATCGAAACGAGTTGTAGAGATCTTTTTGATTGTCTCAGCGAAGCGAGCCTCGTACGAGCGGAGTTCCTCATTTACGATTTTTCGACGCTTGGCCCGATCTGAAATCACAGCATCGAAAATTTCCTGATGGGATGCTAGATGGGCATGCATCCGATCCAGTGATTCCGCATCACTCTCGCCATCAAGCAAGCTGGCTTGTTTCAGGAGGTGGCCGAGCTCATCTTGAATTTGCCGAACGCGAACTTCCGGGCCACCGTAGCCCGTAAAAGCGAATAAAAGAACATTCCGCTGCAATGCACTCACATGGCGATCGATCTGATCGAACTGATCGACATCATGACGAAGTAGATAAGATGTCTCTAACGCGAGTTTTGCGGAGGTCAAACCTTGATGACAAAGGACTGCAATCGATATATGCAATAACAGAACGACCGAAAACCCAATTGAGATTTTGGCCTTCACGCTGAAATAGCAATGATTGAATGGAGCCCATCGAGCCATTAGGACCGCCTTTTATCGACTGCACGCAGTCGGACCACCCCCATGACAAACGGAATATTGTCGGGAGAAATCCTTATCACCATCCGGTTATTGTCATCCAGTTAGCAATTCGTACCAACGAACAAGACTGTATTCGTAAGAATCCATGACAGTATTCCAGACGGCGACATTACCAAAACGCTCTTGGTACGAACCGCCACTGCGAACACTTCCTGTTTTGACGGCCACATTGCCGTCCGCTCCCGGCAGATTCGTTCTTGCGGGTTTGCCTTCGTACCAGAACTCCCATTCCGACGGTGACATGTAACCGCGTGAGCGTTCCGGGACGGAGATGTAATAACCCTGTCGAGCCATGTACGCGCCCGCCCATCCGTCGAGCCACCAATTCATATAGGCATAAGCAGAATCCAGTGCCGGCCCCTCAGTTTCTGATGACAAGCACAGAACGCCATGCCAACCCCGATATCCTTCTTTCGGAGCCGCATAATTCACAGGAATCCCGAGCCCGTTCAATGTGGAAACCGCGGGCGAGAACATACTCTCAATGGTCACTCGGCCACTTTTCATGAACGCAACCGATTGTGGAACACTGCTCCAGAGACCGTTGAAATGCCCTCGATATTTGAATTCCAAGAGAATCTGGAATAGGTCGTCAATTTCCTGACGTGAAAGATTGCCGATATCGTTGAATTTCACGAGTCCTTTGGCTTGGGCAGCGAGGGCGGCATCGAAAATCCCGATTGCCGGTTCGTTGACAAGACCGACTTTCCCTTGATGCTTCTCATCGAGTAGCCACCCCCAAGACTCCGATTCGTAGGGCACCCCCGGTGGGATTACGCGGGTGTTGTAACCGAACGAATCGACGTTGTGGACATACGGAACAAAACTTATTTGTTTCGTCGGATTTGCACCGAGTGTTCCATCTTTCTGCACGTAGAGAATTTTGTGCGGAGCGTCGCCGGCACCGATCTTCATTCCCGAAAAGAGTTGCCCGGTTTTTGCCAGCGAGTTGATCTCATCCCATCGGTGGATTCGGTCGACATCAATGGGCTGAATGGCATCGGCTTGCCATAGAACATTGATACTATTCGACCACTGCTCATAGACATCGAAACTCTCCGGCCGCGTCGATGCTTTCTGAAGAACTCTCGCGCTCCCTCGCGGCTCAAACTGGATTGAGATCCCGAGTTCTTTCTCCGCGCGTCGGCGAATGTCATCCTGAAGTGTGACCCCGGTCCCTAGCACACGAAGAGGTCTCTTGGATGCCTCTTGGGAGATCGCCTGCGGTGCGACATAGAGAGCGGAAGAGATGGCGGACAGGTTTGCAAGAAACTGACGTCTGGAAACGTTCATGAAGCCGCGCCGCCGTTATCTGTGGCACAATGCAAACACAGTTCATTCACCGACTAGCAGTGAGCGTACAATTTGTATCGGTGATCGTTCGGCCAACCGTTGAGAAAGAGCCGCAATTACGAGTGAAACTGCAAAGCAGACTCTGGGTCGCATGACGTTATTAAGATGGGTTATCTCTAGTGATTAGATCGATTTTCCACCCTGTGACTAGAATGACACATCGAATAGCAAGATTGGTCAATGAGTTACACATCCGTGGAAATTGCGTGAAGACAATTTTCCCTCAGTATCCCATCAATCACTCGACACCGTTTCGGTTTCCCGTGCAGAATGCGGCTGCGGTGGCTGAAAGGTTGTGTCCAGCGTGACCAGTTCAGGAGAGTTGCTTTCCCCTGCGACGACTGGTTGGGGCGGCGGTGGGTTCTTCTCGGGCTTGGCACCAAATACGGTCAACTTAGCTGTTGTGAAGAAGCCCTTGAGCGAATTGAACGTCTCCGTGACGGCGGTCGGTTCATACCCGCAGTGAACCATGCAGTCGGTACAACTTGGGTTACCGCTAGACTTGCCGTAACTGTCCCAATCGGTCGTATCCAAGAGTTCTTGGTAGCTGCTGGCATAGCCTTCTTGAAGCAGATAACACGGTTTTTGCCAACCGAAGAGGTTGTACGCCGGCATGCCCCAAGGCGTGCATTCCAAGTCGTATCGGCCTTTGAGAAATTCCAAGAACAACGGCGAGAGATTGAACTTCCACCGGCGATCGATCTTTGTGAACACTCGTCGGAACAGGCCGACCGTTTCGGCTTGGTGCAGGAAGTGTTCTTGATCGGGAGCTTTGTCGTACGGATAACCAGGGGAGAGCATCATGCCTTCGACACCCAGTTCGGTGAGGATATCGAAGGTCTCTCGCACTTTCTCTGGTTCAGCCGTGTTGAAGAGCGTGGTGTTGGTCGTGACTCGGAAGCCCTGATCCAAGGCCGTTTTGATCGCGGCAATTGCGACATCATAGACGCCGTCTCGACAGACGGCGGCATCATGTTCTTCCTTCGGTCCGTCGAGATGCACCGAGAAGGAAAGGTACTTGGTTGGTTTGAACCGATGCAAATGCTTTTCCAACAGGATCGCATTGGTACATAGGTAGATATACTTTTTGCGGGCGACCAGACCTTCCACGATCTTGTCGATATCTGGATGCAACAACGGTTCGCCACCGGGAATGGAGACGATCGGTGCGCCACATTCGTCGACCGCGTTCAAGCATTCTTCAACGCTGAGATGTTTGCGAAGAATGTCCACCGGATGTTGGATCTTCCCGCATCCCGCGCAGGCCAAATTGCATCGGAACAATGGTTCTAACATCAAAACGATCGGGTACCGTTTGACGCGTCGAAACTTCTTGCCGAGCACGTATTTCGCCACGGTCCACATCTGCGAGACGGGAACGCCCATGGGTTTCTCCAGGTCAGTCAATCATTGAGTGATCTGCGGATTATGCAACCTTCACTTCGCACTCTATAACACACACCGCTCAGTGTGTCACCCCCAGCGGTGCGAACAGCGTCGGTTGCCAGGGCGATCAAGGCTTGAGTGTGGAAGCGGCTTGGAAGCGTTCTTCACCGGTCTTACTCGGTTCGCTCCAGCACGTATAACGCACTTTCCGCTCGCAAGTTGGCGGCCCAGGCATGACGGACGGCCCGGCGACGGATGATCGGAATCTCCTTATCGATCCGAAACTTGACAACGTTGGCCAAATCACGGAAGTCCGTCATCGACATGACATGCAAGTTCGGCGTGTTGTACCACTCATAGGGCAGTTCTGATGTCACCGGGGCTCGTCCTCGTGAGAGGGCTTGCCAACGCACCCGCCAATGAGCGAAGTTCGGCACCACAACCAATGTCCAACGAGCAATGCGGTACATTTCCTCAAGCACGGCCTTCGGTTGCCGCACTTGCTGCAAAGTTTGGCTCAGAACGGCCACATCGAAACTCTGGCTGGGAATATCGTCGAGGCCTCGGTCCAAGTCGGCACGAATCACAGCCACGCCACGCGAAATTGCCGCTTCGATCGACTCTTGGTCCAATTCGACGCCTTGCACACTGCAACCGTGTTCATCTCGCAGCATTGCCAACAAACGCCCGTCTCCGCATCCCAGGTCGACAACACGACTACCAGGGCGAATCTGATCCCGAATCAGTTTATCGTTCAACCCAAGCATCGGGTCTGGCATGCAATAGCGTTGTGAGGACATCTGGTTAACGATCGGAGTTCAAAAACGACTGGTAAGTCTGGTCGAGAAATGGTTGAACCAAGCGTTCGAGTGGTTCATTTTCGATGAGGAAAGCATCGTGCCCATAGGGGCTGCTCAACTCGATGAAGCTCACATGCCGACGAGCCTTGAGCAATGCCGATACCAACTCGCGGCTTTGGTCGGTTGGAAACAACCAATCGGTTGTGTAGCTGACGACGAGAAACCGGGCATCAGTATTTCCCAGGGCCGCTTCAAGCGAACCGTGTCGGTCCGCGAGATTGAAATAGTCCATCGCCTTAGTCAGATACAAATAGCTATTGGCGTCGAACCGCTCTACGAACCGTTCACCCTGGTAGTGCAGATAGCTTTCGATTTGGAATTCGGTTTCTTTGCCAAGATCGTAAGCCAGTTTGTCGCTGTGTTGCAGCCGCCGGCCAAATTTCATTTCGATGGATGCTTCGGACAGATACGTAATGTGGGCTAGCATTCTCGCGACAGCCAACCCGTATCTTGGACCTTCTTCCGGCGTGTATCGTCCGCTATGGAACTCCGGATCGGAGACAATCGCCCGTCGCCCAACCGTGTTGAATGCAATCCCCTGAGCCGACAAATGGGCCGCTGACGCCAACACAACCGCTGCATTCAAGCGATCCGGATACCGAGCCGCCCATTCAAGAACTTGCATGCCTCCGAGACTGCCACCAACCACGGCGAGCAATCGATCGATCCCCAAATGTGTGACCAACGCCGCGTGGACATCGACGATATCCTCAATCGTGATCACCGGGAAATCGCTGCTGTACCGTTCGCCCGTTTCGGGATTGAGACAGCCGGGCCCGGTCGTCCCCATGCATCCGCCAAGAACATTCGCACAGATCACGAAATACCGGTCGGTGTCCAACATCTTGCCGGGACCGATGAACGCGTCCCACCAGCCGGGTTTGCGATCTTCTCCCGAATGCCACCCCGCTGCGTGGGCGTCTCCAGTGAGAGCATGGCAAACAAAAACGGCATTGTTGCGGTCGGAATTCAAACTTCCGTAAGTCTCATAGGCCACAGTAATTGGGCCTAGTTCTCGACCGCTAGCCAGCCGAAGTTTTTCGGAGGACTCGAACAGCGTTACGGTTTGCGTCTCGACCATACCGACGGAATCCGGTGGTAATTCGAACACCGGTTGCTCATCCGTTGGTTTGGGAATCGATTCTGTTGACATAATTTCCCAAGTATAAGCTGGCCCGCGGCATTTTTCGAGTGAACGCCTCTAGTGAGAAATGCCGGATTGGGCTAAAACGCCTCCCAAACTCAACATTACGGAGTCGCGATTCGTCGTTTGCGTTTGAATGACGGGTCAAAACGAGATCGGTTGAGTCACGATTGCTGAATTGAAACGTGTCCGATGTTGTTCGGCCGGATTATGGTTCTTGGTCGGCGTGATCGTTGCGAGCCTTTGCAATGCTCGCTCGACTTCATCCCGACGGAAAAGTGAATTGCTTGAGGACGATGGCATGAACTTTCATCAATGGGCGAGTCGAATGACGGCCGGCATGGTTGTTGGTGGGTTGGCAACTCTTTGCGGTTGTGGAAACCCTCCGATCTTCGACTTCGGAAAAGCCAATGCCGAAGCTGCGGCGGCGGAATTGGACAAACATCGCACTCAGTTCCGTAGCGAAGGCGATTCAGATTCCCTTCGTTGGTTGTTCGCAAACCAACTTGCGACCGGAATGTCGCTGGACCAAGTCAGCGAAATTCTCGGCAAACCCGGAGAGCAGGTTCACGGCGATACATACATCAAAGCCAAAGTCTCCGGGGTCCGCCGCACTGATGAAACTTACCGCTGGGGTCCGGATAACAAGGGCCAAGTCTACTACCTCTTCTTCCGTGACGAGAAATTGACCGCATTCAATCCCGACGACTATCGGAAAATGGATTTCGATTAAGGCCAGTCGCAATTCGCCAGAGACGTTCCAACGCTGCGACGTACTAGCTCACCACACGGAATTCCCTCACCCGCGAAACCTGCGTTAAATTGTCGGTTGAGTCTGCTCATGGGCTAGACGAAGTTGTCCACAGGCGGCGTCGATGTCGGCTCCTTTGCGTTTGCGGACGGTCACGTTGACGCCACCTTGTTGGAGCGTTTGAACGAACTCATCGGTGCGGGGCGTGGATGGGTCGCTGAACGGTAATCCGTCGACGAGATTCATGGGAATCAAGTTGACGTGTGCGTTCCGCATCTTCAAAAGACTCGCCAACTCGCGAGCGTGGGCAGGGTGGTCGTTCACGTTGCCGAGCAGAACGTATTCATAAGTGACACGCCGCCCGGTCCGCTCAAAGTACTCGTCGGCCGCTTCGAGAATCGCGTCGACACCGATGTTCGCGTTGACCGGGACAATCTCGGTGCGAAGTTTGTCATTCGGCGCATGCAAGGAAACGGCGAGGTTATACGGTTTGCCATGCTGGGCCAATTCGCGGATTTTCTCCGGCAATCCCACGGTGGAAATCGTGATCCGCCTTGCCCCGAGTCCCAATCCCCCTTTGTCACTGAGGGTATCCACCGCGGGCAGCAGGTTTCCCAAATTGTGCAAGGGTTCGCCGATCCCCATCACGACGACATTCGTAATTCGATCGTTCTCTGGCAACAACCGGTCGATTCGCAAAATCTGTTCGAGAATCTCGCCGACGGAAAGGTTGCGTTTGAGTCCTTCTAATCCACTGGCGCAGAACACGCAGCCCATCGCACAACCGACTTGCGTGCTAATGCACACCGTTCGTCGACGGGTTTCACGCATGAGAACGCACTCGACGGTTTGCCCATCACGCAGTTCGAGCAGCAGTTTCTCCGTGCGATCGGTCGCCACTTGGTGGTCAACAATTCGCGAAGCAAAGAAATCGAATTCTTCATTCAACGCCAAACGCAGACGGGCAGGCACGTCGTGCATGGCATCGAAATTGTCGACCCGTTTTCCAAAGAACCAACGACGGATTTGGTCGGCTCGGTATGCAGGCTGCCCAAACGCTTCGCACCAGTTCGCTAATGCGGAGCGGGACAAGTCAGTCACGAGGGGGCGAACATTATCAGTCATAGCAGGAGAGACCAACGAGAAAGGCAAAACAATCGGAATGGGTAGATCGGCCGGCGTGTTATTCCGGCAGACTCACCGGACGACCATCGAAGCGGTTGGCCAACTTTTGGTAAATCCCCATCCGACCGCCTTGACCGGGCAGGGACTCAATTCGATCCGAGAGAAACTTCACAGAACCGTCAGCGAACAAGAAATTCGCACCGCCATCGTGCAGACTCGAGAAGGAACGCGGTCCGTTATTCAAACGAGAAATGTGATGGCAATCGGTCACTTGGTCATTCTCAAATTCATTGGCACCAACTCCCGGCCAAATGCCGGCTCCGCTGGTCACACACCGTTCGCCGACCAGGAACGTATTTGCGGTGCCGTCGGTGATCGATTCCAGGCCGATTGCGCTGTTCCAACAAAAAATCCCATTGGATTCCTTCGGAGTCGGCAATTGACCTGGCCACGATGCCGTCCGGCGACCAGTGATCCATCGCGGCAAAGCGGTGTCACCAAAGTTGCCGGAGTAGTTGGACGTCGCGTAACCTCCGCGAGCCGGATTGAGATCCATCATCAAATCGGCGGGGCATCGGTAGGCGGAAACAGAAGTTTGCAAGAGTTTCGCTGCATCCGCTTTTGGGAACGGTTGTTCGAAACTAAGTTCGGCATCGATTTCGTTAATCAAGGATATCTCGTCCAGAAATCCCAACAGACTACACTGCCATCCGTAACCACCGCCGCGACCGGCTTCGTTCGTCGTCTGATACCACCCGGAAGGAAAGACGTCGGCCGTCTCTTGGTAGGCTTGCAACGCCAGACCAATGTTCTTCAGACGCTCCCCACATTGGGTGCGACGGGCCACACTTCGGCTTTGCTCAACGGCTGGTAACGTCAGCACGCCCAACAAACCCACGACGGCCACACAAATCGTGAATTCGGTGATTGTCCACCCGCGTCGACCGGCATTCTCACGTCGGCTCTGATGATGATGTGCGGAATTGATCACAATGATTCATCTCGCGGGGACAACAGCTTGGAAAGTTCCGTGGGCCATCCGTAGGCCCGCCAGTCGTCACCGATCCGCTCGAATCGGAGTGTCACACGGACATCGGCCGGTTGTTGCTGGGATTGTTGGAACAACACAGACCGAACCGGTAGCGAATCATCGAAGAATCGCCAACTCCCGTCAACCAACTCAAAGCGAATCATTCGCCCGTTGTGCTCAAAAGTGGCCACCGTTCCGTCTTCCTTGAGGACAGGAGTCTGCTGGGCAAGCGTCCGCAACTCGGTTTCCATCGCGGTGACCATAGCCGGGCTATGCCCAAGAAACTGAACGAGTTCCAAACCGTTCGGTCCGGCGGCGTAGTCTCGGAAGTCCGATGGCGGCAGCATCTTACTGATAAACGTTGGCAACGCACCGCCTGCTAACGCATCTGCCGCTTGCATCAGGCATTCAGACAGGTCATCCGAAAACCCCGGCGGCAACGTCACGGAATCAGCATGCGGATCGGTCAAGCTCGGAATTTGACTCTTTGGCGGGTGGGATTCCGGCAGAATGAGCGTTAACTCCACCAAACCCGTGTCCGCACTCGACGGGAGCTCAGCTTGGGCTGCTAACTCGTAGATTTGTCGCAGACGCGATTGCCCATCCGAGTCCGATTGCAGGGCACTTGCGACGGTATCCAGCGTTTGACTCTCTCGGAGTCGCCGAAGTTCTTCGACCGGAACATGCCTCAGCAGGAATTCGCGGAATTCCCCGTTCCGCAACAGAGCGACGGCATCATCGAGTGACGCTCGCAACAATTCCGCCGGTTCCGCAGGAGACGGGGAGGGTGGTTTCGACTTCGTTTGGTGGCTCTTGAGGTCTGAAGAAGTCGTTGAGTCGGCTTTTCCGCGTTGTTCTGGTTCAACTTCTGGCTTGGACTTTTTCTGGGGTTCCTCGCCACCACATCCCGCGAGCAGGAACACTCCCAACCCAAATAGAACCAACGAATTCCGATGGGATGAATTCAATAGGAATCGCATAGAGATTGGGAGAAGGCTTGGGAACAGAGAGCCGGACAACCTCCGATTGTACGTCATTGGAAATCGGAACGCGAACCATGACCCCCTGAATTCTTCCGCACCTTCACAAACTTGACCTAAAAGCAAATGCGTTTTGGGCAGAGTTGATGAAAAAGGGTGTTGAGAGTTACACCGATTTGCGTGACAATCACACTCGTTTGAGCCAACCCCGCTTCCGATCTCGCAACAAAGCGACACCGCATGACTTCTCAACGAGAGAAACTTTCGACCACATGGTCGCTCTCCGGTCTGTTAGTGCGACTGTACGCTGCGCTGTGCGAAGCCACGCCAACCCCACCGGATTTGCCCGCGTTTCTCGAAGAACACGCCTCGGTTCCAGATCCGCAAAAAGTGGATGTCTTATTTTTCGACCAGTACTATCATTGGCGATTCGGTGGCGGCCGCAAGTGCGAATGGTATTTGGAACATTTCCCCCAAATCGTAGCGACGAAGCAAGTTGCCACTGAATTAATCGTCGAAGAGTTCGAATACCGGCAGGAAACGAATTCTCCCCCAACGCTCGATGAATACGCCGAACGATTTCCAGAACTCAGCCAGGCGATTCGTGAATTGCTAGCTCAGCGTCATCCCAATGATCGATTTGCAATCGCAGCGGGTTGGATTCGCCAGTTATTTCACGGAGGCGGTCTGACACAAACACGCTTCGACAATTCCCTCGGTTCGATCAATCGGACACTTCCGCACGAACTCACGCAACTTGCGCCGACGAAAACGACATCGGAATCGGACCCCGATAGCTTTCTCACTGAATATGGAGCGGACGCCGACGCCAGCAGTCCCTTTGCCAGTTTGTCGCCGGATGTGCTTCGTTTGATCGAAAGCGACATGCACGAGGCGGTCTTCGATCCCGGCGAGTACCTCATGCGTGAAGGCGATGCGGGCGACTCACTCATGGTGCTTATGGATGGCAAAGTCGAGGTCCGGATTCCGACCGTGCAGAAAACTCCCCACGTGATCGCGGAAGTCGAAGGGCGACAAATCTTCGGGGAGATGTCCCTCTTGACCCAAGAACCACGAAAAGCCGATGTCCTGGCTTGCACGCCGTCTCGGGTGATGGTGCTGCCCGCGATTGCGTTCCATAATCTTGCGAAAGATCATCCGGCGATTAGCAACGTGATGACGGCTCTCATCGCACAACGACTGGGACGCGATGGACAGGCTGATGTCCTTTGGGGACGAACGCTCGGCGAACACTACCGGATCACCGGCCGACTAGGACGGGGCGGGATGGCGGTGGTCTACGATGCGATCGACCAACGTGACACCACACGGGTGGCGTTGAAGATGATGAGTCATCGGTTGGTCTACGATGAAGCGGCCCGCGATCAATTTCAGAAAGAAGCAGACATCATCGAGAGTTTCGATCACCCGCATATCTCACGCATGTTGGGACGCTTCCAAGAATTCCACACGTTTTTCACGGTGATGGAGTTTTGCGATGGCTGGACACTCGCGGAAATTTTGGGACGCTGCGGGAGTCTCCCCGAAGACATGTCACGAAGCATCGTGGGACAAGTCGCCGAGGCACTCAAGTACGCTCATGAACGCGGTATCATTCATCGTGATGTCAAACCTGGCAACATTATGGTCCGTCGCGATGGCACCGTGTTACTGATGGATTTCGGGTTAGCCAAGGATGTTGCCGACACTCACCCCTCGCTTGCTGAAACACTCGTCGGCACGCCCCGCTACATGGCTCCCGAGCAATTGATCGGCAACCCCGTCACAGAGACTGCCGACATTTTTTCGTTGGGGCTTGTCATGTGGGAATTGTTGATCGGAAGACCAATGCTGCCGGCCTTGGATTGGATAGGGCTGCTCCGAATTCACACGAAATGGGATCTCAGTCGGCTCGACAATCTCCGTCGCCAAACCGATTTAACGACCTACCGATTTCTGCGATCGGCGTTATCTGCGGAAGCAGACCAACGTGATGTGGATCTCGACGAACTCATCGGTTGGTCCACTCCGCTCGACATTTCCAAGATCAAAGATCAGCTTCCGAAATAGCGTTCGTTACTTGTATTCCAAGTCGACTTTCACGCCAAACCCCTTGAGCGTTTCGATCTGCTTGGACGCGGCGTCCCCGAGTGGGTTGCCGCCCAGATACAGTCGCCAATACGGTGCGAACTCTTTCTCGCCTTCGGCGTCTTTCTTCGCCATTCGCACGAGTGGCGTTAAATCCTTGATCTGATTGTTGTGCAGCAGAGTCAGCGATAGTTCTTTCAGCGATGTCAGTGGGGAAAGGTCTTCGATTTTGTTGTTCCCAAGATCCAAGGTCCGCACCCAACCAAGTTTGGCGACTGGCCCGATATCAACCAAGCCATTGCCCGCCGCATCGAGAGAGGCCAATTTTTCTAACCCGGTCAACGGGGACAGATCTTGGATGTTGTTGTCGGCAATGTACAACGACGCCATCGCTTTCAATTCTTTCAGGGCT
It includes:
- the rlmN gene encoding 23S rRNA (adenine(2503)-C(2))-methyltransferase RlmN, producing MTDNVRPLVTDLSRSALANWCEAFGQPAYRADQIRRWFFGKRVDNFDAMHDVPARLRLALNEEFDFFASRIVDHQVATDRTEKLLLELRDGQTVECVLMRETRRRTVCISTQVGCAMGCVFCASGLEGLKRNLSVGEILEQILRIDRLLPENDRITNVVVMGIGEPLHNLGNLLPAVDTLSDKGGLGLGARRITISTVGLPEKIRELAQHGKPYNLAVSLHAPNDKLRTEIVPVNANIGVDAILEAADEYFERTGRRVTYEYVLLGNVNDHPAHARELASLLKMRNAHVNLIPMNLVDGLPFSDPSTPRTDEFVQTLQQGGVNVTVRKRKGADIDAACGQLRLAHEQTQPTI
- a CDS encoding DUF1559 domain-containing protein; translation: MINSAHHHQSRRENAGRRGWTITEFTICVAVVGLLGVLTLPAVEQSRSVARRTQCGERLKNIGLALQAYQETADVFPSGWYQTTNEAGRGGGYGWQCSLLGFLDEISLINEIDAELSFEQPFPKADAAKLLQTSVSAYRCPADLMMDLNPARGGYATSNYSGNFGDTALPRWITGRRTASWPGQLPTPKESNGIFCWNSAIGLESITDGTANTFLVGERCVTSGAGIWPGVGANEFENDQVTDCHHISRLNNGPRSFSSLHDGGANFLFADGSVKFLSDRIESLPGQGGRMGIYQKLANRFDGRPVSLPE
- a CDS encoding protein kinase domain-containing protein, with the translated sequence MTSQREKLSTTWSLSGLLVRLYAALCEATPTPPDLPAFLEEHASVPDPQKVDVLFFDQYYHWRFGGGRKCEWYLEHFPQIVATKQVATELIVEEFEYRQETNSPPTLDEYAERFPELSQAIRELLAQRHPNDRFAIAAGWIRQLFHGGGLTQTRFDNSLGSINRTLPHELTQLAPTKTTSESDPDSFLTEYGADADASSPFASLSPDVLRLIESDMHEAVFDPGEYLMREGDAGDSLMVLMDGKVEVRIPTVQKTPHVIAEVEGRQIFGEMSLLTQEPRKADVLACTPSRVMVLPAIAFHNLAKDHPAISNVMTALIAQRLGRDGQADVLWGRTLGEHYRITGRLGRGGMAVVYDAIDQRDTTRVALKMMSHRLVYDEAARDQFQKEADIIESFDHPHISRMLGRFQEFHTFFTVMEFCDGWTLAEILGRCGSLPEDMSRSIVGQVAEALKYAHERGIIHRDVKPGNIMVRRDGTVLLMDFGLAKDVADTHPSLAETLVGTPRYMAPEQLIGNPVTETADIFSLGLVMWELLIGRPMLPALDWIGLLRIHTKWDLSRLDNLRRQTDLTTYRFLRSALSAEADQRDVDLDELIGWSTPLDISKIKDQLPK
- a CDS encoding leucine-rich repeat domain-containing protein, translating into MCRTVFHRLACLIAVVFFVTDYVCAEDLFPDANLTAVIRDTLKKGEKDELKADDLKDVYILHANGREIANLSGLEKCVNLAEAKFSDNKITDVKPLASLKNLQSLYLANNQLKDIGPLSGLTKLQHLELQGNQVEKIEALKELKAMASLYIADNNIQDLSPLTGLEKLASLDAAGNGLVDIGPVAKLGWVRTLDLGNNKIEDLSPLTSLKELSLTLLHNNQIKDLTPLVRMAKKDAEGEKEFAPYWRLYLGGNPLGDAASKQIETLKGFGVKVDLEYK